A part of Curtobacterium sp. MCLR17_036 genomic DNA contains:
- a CDS encoding helix-turn-helix transcriptional regulator yields the protein MDRAALADFLRRRRELLRPEDVGLGQGPRRRTPGLRREEVAALAGMSVDYYTRLEQQRGPQPSEQMIAAIARALRCSLDERDHLFHLAGQNAPTRMRRADHVDPAILRVLDRLEDTPAIVVSHLGETLVENRLAAALLGTSVGLLGNERYQAWRWFVSGGERAKYAPEQHERLGRVVVASLRASVGLAGPGDRRATELIAELQARSPEFQEIWAMHEVATRWSDNKTIVQPELGRITVDCQVLHTDDQAQALLLFTAPPGTEDAQKLELLGVVGQQTFAG from the coding sequence ATGGACCGTGCCGCGCTCGCAGACTTCCTCCGCCGTCGCCGCGAGCTGCTGCGCCCGGAGGACGTCGGCCTCGGGCAGGGGCCGCGCCGTCGGACGCCGGGGCTCCGCCGCGAGGAGGTCGCCGCGCTCGCCGGCATGTCCGTCGACTACTACACGCGCCTCGAGCAGCAGCGCGGTCCGCAGCCCTCCGAGCAGATGATCGCGGCGATCGCGCGGGCGCTGCGCTGCAGCCTGGACGAGCGCGACCACCTGTTCCACCTGGCGGGGCAGAACGCACCGACCCGGATGCGCCGCGCCGACCACGTCGACCCGGCGATCCTGCGGGTGCTCGACCGGCTCGAGGACACCCCGGCGATCGTCGTGAGCCACCTCGGCGAGACCCTGGTGGAGAACCGGCTCGCGGCGGCGCTCCTCGGCACCTCGGTCGGACTACTGGGCAACGAGCGGTACCAGGCGTGGCGGTGGTTCGTGTCCGGCGGGGAGCGTGCGAAGTACGCACCGGAGCAGCACGAGCGGCTCGGACGGGTGGTGGTCGCCTCGTTGCGGGCCTCGGTCGGGCTCGCGGGGCCGGGCGACCGTCGGGCGACCGAGCTCATCGCGGAGCTGCAGGCCCGCAGTCCCGAGTTCCAGGAGATCTGGGCCATGCACGAGGTGGCGACGCGCTGGTCGGACAACAAGACGATCGTGCAGCCCGAACTCGGTCGGATCACCGTCGACTGCCAGGTGTTGCACACCGACGACCAGGCCCAGGCGCTCCTGCTGTTCACCGCGCCGCCCGGCACCGAGGACGCGCAGAAGCTCGAGCTCCTCGGTGTCGTCGGACAGCAGACCTTCGCCGGCTGA
- a CDS encoding 4-(cytidine 5'-diphospho)-2-C-methyl-D-erythritol kinase: MTTLAAPTRVRTRAPGKINVFLSVGALQDDGYHDVATAYQAVSLYEDVTAEPADDFSVTFTGPIDTSTVPVDESNLAIRAARLVADAAGHRGGVRLTIDKQVPVAGGMGGGSADAAATLLAVDTLWGTALGREELLRLAAQLGADVPFAFAGGTAVGTGRGDELSPALAKGEFQWVLALSDDGLSTPAVYRALDEHRERYRADISPAPSHPVVEANVLQALRAGDPDLLADCVHNDLQAPAMRLQPRLAATLELGERSGALAGLVSGSGPTVAFLVGDRDAALELQVELSAAGLVALRATGPVHGARVVH, encoded by the coding sequence ATGACCACGTTGGCCGCCCCGACCCGCGTGCGGACGCGCGCCCCCGGCAAGATCAACGTGTTCCTGTCCGTCGGTGCGCTGCAGGACGACGGGTACCACGACGTCGCCACGGCGTACCAGGCGGTGTCCCTGTACGAGGACGTCACCGCCGAGCCCGCCGACGACTTCTCGGTCACCTTCACGGGGCCGATCGACACGAGCACCGTGCCGGTCGACGAGTCGAACCTGGCGATCCGCGCCGCCCGGCTCGTGGCCGACGCGGCCGGGCACCGCGGCGGCGTCCGGCTCACGATCGACAAGCAGGTGCCGGTCGCCGGCGGCATGGGCGGTGGCTCGGCGGACGCCGCGGCGACGCTGCTCGCCGTCGACACGCTCTGGGGCACCGCGCTCGGGCGCGAGGAGCTGCTCCGGCTCGCCGCGCAGCTCGGCGCCGACGTGCCCTTCGCCTTCGCCGGGGGCACCGCCGTCGGCACCGGCCGTGGTGACGAGCTGAGTCCGGCGCTGGCCAAGGGGGAGTTCCAGTGGGTCCTCGCCCTGAGCGACGACGGCCTGAGCACCCCGGCCGTCTACCGCGCGCTCGACGAACACCGGGAGCGGTACCGCGCGGACATCTCCCCGGCGCCGTCGCACCCCGTGGTCGAGGCGAACGTGCTGCAGGCCCTGCGCGCCGGCGACCCCGACCTGCTGGCCGACTGCGTGCACAACGACCTGCAGGCCCCGGCCATGCGGCTGCAGCCCCGGCTCGCGGCGACGCTCGAGCTCGGTGAGCGGTCCGGCGCGCTGGCGGGTCTGGTGTCGGGCAGCGGACCGACCGTGGCGTTCCTGGTCGGCGACCGCGACGCCGCCCTCGAGCTGCAGGTCGAGCTCAGCGCTGCCGGGCTCGTCGCCCTGCGTGCCACGGGCCCGGTGCACGGCGCCCGCGTCGTGCACTGA
- a CDS encoding LLM class flavin-dependent oxidoreductase, with translation MRFGYWTPLFGGWLRNVDNENMPVTFDYVKRLAQRAERIGFDLTLVPELNLNDIKGTAAPSLEAWSLAAAIAATTERLEIMAAMRPGYHLPAVTAKQAATIDDISCGRFTFNVVSAWWAEEAKQYGGIFSEHDDRYKRTAEFVEVMKGLWRETPYSFSGEYYDIENAHLEPKPRVTPRIYAGGESEAGKAAITGYADAYVTHGGTVEELRAKIAEMKQRRVDADLPPFEAFGMAAYVIVRETEEEAQAELARITDVQHGRAYESYQDFISKSQLEHVPSLEDYSVSNRGLRPGFVGTPAQVAARIREFEDAGVDTLLLQFSPQLEEMDRFGEQVIPLVRQTAGATA, from the coding sequence GTGCGATTCGGATACTGGACCCCGCTCTTCGGCGGCTGGCTGCGCAACGTCGACAACGAGAACATGCCGGTCACCTTCGACTACGTGAAGCGCCTGGCGCAGCGCGCCGAGCGGATCGGCTTCGACCTGACGCTCGTGCCGGAGCTCAACCTCAACGACATCAAGGGCACGGCGGCGCCCTCGCTCGAAGCATGGTCGCTCGCGGCGGCGATCGCGGCGACGACCGAGCGCCTCGAGATCATGGCGGCGATGCGTCCCGGGTACCACCTGCCCGCGGTGACGGCGAAGCAGGCGGCGACGATCGACGACATCTCGTGCGGCCGGTTCACCTTCAACGTCGTGAGCGCCTGGTGGGCGGAGGAGGCGAAGCAGTACGGCGGGATCTTCTCGGAGCACGACGACCGGTACAAGCGCACCGCGGAGTTCGTCGAGGTCATGAAGGGCCTGTGGCGCGAGACCCCGTACTCGTTCTCGGGCGAGTACTACGACATCGAGAACGCGCACCTCGAGCCGAAGCCCCGCGTGACGCCGCGCATCTACGCCGGTGGGGAGAGCGAGGCCGGCAAGGCCGCGATCACCGGGTACGCCGACGCCTACGTCACGCACGGAGGCACGGTCGAGGAGCTCCGCGCGAAGATCGCCGAGATGAAGCAGCGCCGCGTCGACGCCGACCTGCCGCCGTTCGAGGCGTTCGGCATGGCCGCGTACGTCATCGTGCGCGAGACCGAGGAAGAGGCGCAGGCCGAACTCGCCCGGATCACCGACGTGCAGCACGGCAGGGCGTACGAGTCGTACCAGGACTTCATCTCGAAGTCGCAGCTCGAGCACGTGCCCTCGCTCGAGGACTACTCGGTGTCGAACCGCGGCCTGCGCCCCGGGTTCGTCGGCACGCCGGCGCAGGTGGCGGCCCGCATCCGGGAGTTCGAGGACGCCGGGGTCGACACGCTCCTGCTGCAGTTCTCGCCGCAGCTCGAGGAGATGGACCGGTTCGGCGAGCAGGTCATCCCGCTCGTGCGTCAGACCGCCGGCGCCACGGCATGA
- a CDS encoding alpha-L-glutamate ligase, with amino-acid sequence MSTPRVYVIHENPEWFPPLAAAFEAEGVPVEEILLTEGQIDLAAEPEPGVYWSRMSASSHTRGHEHSKEYTRAILGWLERAGRQVVGGSHVLELEVSKVAQHGLLQQAGFDVPRTTAVFGTTTLKNAARTFTDGQDVPFITKHNQGGKGLGVRRFDSLAEFDAYVDSPEFEAPVDGITLLQEYLTAREPFITRVEFVGGEFVYAVRVDTSAGSFELCPADACEVPQVIAGAVCDVPGTETAGAPPAFSVRTEVTAEHPLVQQLRTFLADQRITIAGVEFMETTDGRTVVYDINTNTNYNPAVEESAPASGPRSIARYLGGLLETQYAAQLTA; translated from the coding sequence GTGAGCACTCCGCGCGTGTACGTCATCCACGAGAACCCCGAGTGGTTCCCGCCGCTCGCCGCCGCCTTCGAGGCCGAGGGCGTGCCGGTCGAGGAGATCCTGCTGACCGAGGGGCAGATCGACCTCGCAGCCGAGCCGGAGCCGGGCGTCTACTGGTCCCGCATGTCCGCGAGCTCCCACACCCGCGGCCACGAGCACAGCAAGGAGTACACCCGGGCGATCCTCGGCTGGCTCGAGCGCGCCGGCCGCCAGGTCGTGGGCGGCAGCCACGTGCTCGAGCTCGAGGTGTCGAAGGTCGCCCAGCACGGGCTCCTGCAGCAGGCCGGGTTCGACGTGCCCCGCACCACCGCCGTGTTCGGCACGACGACGCTCAAGAACGCCGCCCGCACCTTCACCGACGGGCAGGACGTCCCCTTCATCACGAAGCACAACCAGGGCGGCAAGGGCTTGGGCGTGCGGCGGTTCGACTCGCTCGCCGAGTTCGACGCCTACGTCGACAGCCCCGAGTTCGAGGCCCCGGTCGACGGCATCACCCTGCTGCAGGAGTACCTGACGGCTCGCGAGCCCTTCATCACCCGCGTCGAGTTCGTCGGCGGCGAGTTCGTGTACGCCGTCCGCGTCGACACGAGCGCCGGCAGCTTCGAGCTCTGCCCCGCCGACGCGTGCGAGGTGCCCCAGGTCATCGCCGGGGCCGTCTGCGACGTCCCCGGCACCGAGACCGCCGGGGCGCCCCCGGCGTTCAGCGTCCGCACCGAGGTCACCGCCGAGCACCCGCTGGTCCAGCAGCTCCGCACGTTCCTCGCCGACCAGCGCATCACCATCGCGGGCGTCGAGTTCATGGAGACGACGGACGGCCGCACCGTGGTCTACGACATCAACACGAACACGAACTACAACCCCGCGGTCGAGGAGTCCGCGCCGGCCTCCGGCCCGCGCTCCATCGCGCGGTACCTCGGTGGCCTGCTGGAGACGCAGTACGCGGCGCAGCTCACGGCCTGA
- a CDS encoding PLP-dependent transferase → MSTEDDWAFETRQIRAGFKADPGWGANVPPIAQSAAYVYPSGEDAAARFMLDAPGHTYSRVNNPSAAALERRIADLEGGIGALALASGQAATTLAVLGVARAGDHVVSSASLYGATYTLFASTLRDLGITFTFVQDPTDLSEWAAAVRPETKAFYGESIPNPRGDVLDFVGVAGVAHEAGVPLVVDNTIATPYLVRPIEHGADIVVHSATKYLAGHGSAIAGLIVDSGNFDWAAHAEQYPQLATTEQSGFANTNFADKFGRRAFIQRTRSKLSADLGPAIAPFNAFLVLQGIQTLSLRMDRHVSNAATVASWLDAHDQVEHVHYAGLPDSPWHHLQQRYVPKGPSAVLAFDLAGGVAAGRRFVAALELFDHVSNLGDVRSLVVHPASTTHVQMTSAERAAAGVGDGLIRLSIGLEHIDDITADLARGFTAAAAG, encoded by the coding sequence ATGAGCACCGAGGACGACTGGGCGTTCGAGACCCGCCAGATCCGCGCCGGCTTCAAGGCCGACCCGGGCTGGGGCGCGAACGTGCCGCCGATCGCGCAGAGCGCCGCGTACGTGTACCCGTCGGGCGAGGACGCCGCGGCGCGCTTCATGCTCGACGCCCCGGGGCACACGTACTCGCGCGTGAACAACCCGTCGGCGGCGGCGCTCGAGCGTCGGATCGCCGACCTCGAGGGCGGGATCGGCGCGCTGGCGCTGGCGTCCGGACAGGCGGCGACGACGCTCGCGGTGCTCGGTGTCGCCCGCGCGGGCGACCACGTCGTGTCGAGCGCCTCGCTCTACGGCGCGACCTACACGCTGTTCGCGTCGACCCTGCGCGACCTCGGCATCACGTTCACGTTCGTGCAGGACCCGACCGACCTGTCCGAGTGGGCGGCGGCGGTCCGACCGGAGACGAAGGCCTTCTACGGCGAGTCGATCCCGAACCCCCGCGGTGACGTCCTGGACTTCGTCGGGGTGGCCGGGGTCGCGCACGAGGCCGGTGTGCCGCTCGTCGTCGACAACACCATCGCGACGCCGTACCTGGTACGCCCGATCGAGCACGGTGCCGACATCGTCGTGCACTCGGCGACGAAGTACCTGGCCGGGCACGGCAGTGCGATCGCCGGGCTCATCGTCGACAGCGGGAACTTCGACTGGGCGGCGCACGCCGAGCAGTACCCGCAGCTGGCCACGACCGAGCAGTCCGGGTTCGCGAACACGAACTTCGCCGACAAGTTCGGGCGACGGGCGTTCATCCAGCGCACCCGGTCGAAGCTCTCCGCCGACCTCGGGCCGGCCATCGCCCCGTTCAACGCGTTCCTGGTGCTGCAGGGCATCCAGACGCTGTCGCTCCGCATGGACCGGCACGTGTCGAACGCCGCCACGGTTGCGTCCTGGCTCGACGCGCACGACCAGGTCGAGCACGTGCACTACGCCGGACTGCCGGACTCGCCGTGGCACCACCTGCAGCAGCGGTACGTGCCGAAGGGGCCGTCGGCGGTCCTGGCGTTCGACCTGGCCGGTGGGGTCGCCGCCGGCCGGCGGTTCGTGGCGGCGCTCGAGCTGTTCGACCACGTGTCGAACCTCGGTGACGTCCGGTCGCTCGTCGTGCACCCGGCGTCGACGACGCACGTGCAGATGACGTCGGCGGAACGGGCCGCGGCCGGGGTGGGGGACGGGCTCATCCGCCTGTCGATCGGCCTCGAGCACATCGACGACATCACCGCCGACCTGGCCCGGGGCTTCACGGCAGCCGCAGCGGGATAG